GAGCGCGTGGTCGAGTGGCTCGGCGCCGCGGGCGGGCTCGCGTCCGTCGCGCCGGCGCGCGTGGCTGATCTTGAAACGGAGAATGGAGCAGAGCCACGCGCGGAGTTTTTCCGGCTCGCGCAGCTCGCCGAGTTTCAGCCACGCGGTGACGAAGGTTTCCTGCGCGACGTCCTCGCTCGCGGCGACATCGCCGAGCGAGGAGTAGGCGAGCGAGCAGAGCAGTCGCTGGTAGCGCTCCACGATCTGCTCGAACGCGGAGCGATTGCCGCCAAGGCAGGCGGCGACCAGATCGGCATCGCTGGCGGTGTGGAGCAGGGCCATGACTTCGGGCGCTTTCATCGTGTCGCACAATGAAGTGCCCGGAAAGGCCGAAGAGGTGACAAAGATTCGGTGGATTTTTTGCCGGAGGCCCGACGAGGGCGGTTGAGGGCAACCGCCCCTACCCGAGCAAATCCGCCGCGCGGGTGTGCGGGGCGCACATCTCACGATTTCCGCGGCGCGGCGCGACGGTAGTCGCGCCCTCCAAGCCGGTCTCCATCTGGAGACGGCTCGCTGGCGTTCGCCGCTACTTTTTCGGGAACGGGATCTCTCCGCTGGCGAGGCGGTGGAGGAAGAGGGCGACGTTTTGCGCGCGCGGGGCGATCGTGGCGACGCGGCAGTATTCGCGGGCGCTGTGCAGGTGGTCGCCTTCGGGGCCGATGCCGTCGAAGCACGGCAGGCCGGCCGCGCCGAGGAAATTGCCGTCGGACGCGCCGCCACCGTGGACCCAGTTGAAGGGCTTCAGGCCGACGTCGGTCGCGGCGCGCTGGAACTCGGGAAAGAGCTTCGCTTCGACGGCGTGGTTTTCCTTGGGCGGGCGGTTGAGCCAGAGATTGAGGTCGAACTTCACTTCGTGCGCGGCGGCGACTTCGCCGGCGAGTGCGCGGAGGCGGGCGAAGAGTTGCGGCTCGTCGCTCATCTGGGTGACGCGAAGGTCGAGTTCGGCTTGGGCTAAATCGGGGACGACGTTCGTGGCGGGCGAGCCGCCCTTGATGTTGCCGACGTTGACGAGCGTGCCAGGCAGCTCGGCGGGGATTTTCGACGCGGCGAGGGCGAAGGCGGCGAGGCCGAGGATCGCGCTGCGGCCGTCGTTGGGAATTTTGGCGGCGTGCGAGGCGCGGCCGTGGCAGGTGACGATGGCGCCGCCGGTGCCTTTGCGCGAATGGATGATGTCGCCGCTGGGGCGCGCGGGTTCGAAGACGAAACCGAAGTGGTGGCGCTTCGCGGCGTCCTCGAAAAGGTGGCGGGTGCCGTGCGTGCCGGTTTCCTCGTCGGGCGTGAGGAGGATTTCCCAGCCGATTTGCGCAGCGTGCGGGGTTTGCTCGAAGGCTTGGAGCGCGGCGAGCAGGACGACGAGGCCGCCTTTCATGTCGGTGACGCCGGGGCCGTTGAGCGTGTCGGCGTCGAGCCAGCGGCAGGTCTGGAACGGGTCGTCGGCGCCGTAGACGGTATCGTAGTGGCCGCAGAGAAAAACCTGGACTGGCGCGCTGGGGCGGAGGCGGAAGCGGAGCGCCTTCACGCCGGGCGGGTTGTAGCCTTCGGCGTCGGCGGGGAGTTCCTCGAATTGCGCGCCCGGGAACGCGGCGGCGAAGGTCGCGCGCAGCTCGGCGGCCATGCGCGCGAGACCGACGGCGTGGTTGGAGCCGGAGTTGATGGCGGCCCAGCGTTCGAGGAGCGCGACGAGTTCGGCGCGGCGCGAGGGGAGCGAGGAGATGGAGGAGGGAATCACGGAGGGCGGGAGGTGGCGGACGGACTAGGGAAGAAAATCGTTCTCGTTCTCTTACTCGTTCTCTCGTGCGGAAGCGCGTTCCGATTGGAGAGAACGAGAAAGAGGGACGAGAACGATTTCAGTCACGCGCGGAAAGGACTGGCGGCGGCGAGCGCGGGGAGATCGGCGAGGCCGTGGGCGGCGGTGAAGGCGGCGTCTTCGAGGAGGTGGCCTTCGGTTTCGGGCGCGGTCTGGCGATGGAGGATGGCTTTCAGTTCGTCGACGTTGGCGGACCAGCGCGCGCCGTTGAAGAACTCAAAGCCGGCGAACTGCGATTTGTAGAGGGCGTTATCGGCGTAGCAGGTGCCGAGATAGACGTGCGCGTAGCCTTGGCGGGCGAGTTCGGCGACGGCGCTCGTCATGAGGAAGAGGCCGAGGCTGCGGTTGGGGTGTGCGAGGTCGTAGAACGAGTAGGAATAAAACGCCGCGCGGTTCGGTTCGAGGTAGAGCGCGGCGAAGCCGATCTCGACGCCGGGTTGCGCGGGATCGGTGGCGACGAGGACGTGCGTGGTGAGAGGCGAGTTGAAGAGGCGCGCGAGGCGCTCGTCGGACATGCCGGGCGGAAATTTCTCGGCGGTGTAGCGGCGGGCGAATTCGTGGCGCGCGGGCGTGAAGTCGAACTCCGCGCGCGGGACGAGCGTGACGCGGAGGTTTTCGCCGCGACGGAGGATGCGACGGTTTTCCGAGGAGGGCGCGAATTGCGCGAGGTTCACGCGGGTGTGGCGGCAGAGGTAGAAGCGCTTCATCTCCGGCGTGGAGGCGAGGAAGCCAGCGGCGAACAGGTCGGCCGGCGTCTCGTGCGACTCGGGGAACGCCCACACGGCGTAGGGAAAGACGTAGTGCGCGTAGTCGGGCTTGGCTTCGGAGAAGAGCAGTTTCATGCCGCGCGCCAGCTTAGCGGCGTCAGAGTCGGCCGCCACCCGGGAGAGTGACATGCGGGGCGTCGGCGCCGTCGAGCTGCTTGAGGTTGGCGAGCGGGTCGGCGGCGAGGCGGAGGAATTTGAAGCCGAGGAGGCGCGGCTTGCCGGCGGCGTCGCGTTCGGCGTTGTGCGCGGTCTCGCGGGCGATGAAATCGGCGAGCGTTTCCTCGCGGACTTTGGGCTCGGAGGAGTGGATGATGTGCAGCGTGCCGTCGGCGCCGTGGGCGGCGAGGCCGACGTGGCCGATCCAGGCGCTGCCGCCGAAGATGTCGTTGGCGGGCGCGCCTTTTTTCACGACACCGCGGACGACTTCGATGATGTCGCCGTCCTGGAGTTGCGCGGCGAGGGCGGGCGCTTCGGCGTAGGGAAAAAAGGTATCGCGGTGATCTTCGACGGGGATGGAGACGGTGAGCTTGTAGCGGTTCTTAAGGAAGCGGGCGCGGTCGATTTTTTCGTCGAACTTCACGGCGCGCGGGCCGGCGAGTTCGGCGGTGATGTCGGTGGCGAGCCAGCGGTTGGAGGGATTCCAGTCGGTCTCGGTGAAGTGGTTGCGGGTGACGACGCCGATCCGGCCGTCGCGGTAGCGGATGCGCTGGAGAAGTTGGAAGAAGCCGGTCCAGTCGCGCGAGAGGGCCATGGCGAGCGTGTGCTCGGTGAAGACGAGGCAGTCGCTCTTCGCGAGGCAGTAGAGCGGTTGCGGGTCGTGCGTCTCGAACGGCATTTCGCCGAGGAGGTAGAGCTCGTAGGGCTGGCCGAGGTTCTTGCGGGCGAGGTGGACGATGCGCTTGCGCAGGTCGGGCTCGGTGGCGTGGAGTTGCGCGAGGTAGGCGCCGACTTCGGGCTCGGTGAATTGGTAGAGCGGCTTCGCGGCGAGGGCGGCGAGCGGGTCGGCGGTGGCGGACGGCGCGGGTTCCGCGGCGAACAGCGAAGCGGTCGCGGCGCAGAGCAGGGAGGAAAGGAGGAGGTGTTTCACGCGGGGAAAGAAAAGGGGCGACCCGTGAGGATCGCCCCGGAGAGAGTGACGGAACGCGCGCGCGGGGCACGCGTTTTCTGTCCGGTTAGAACAGCTTGTATTCGACCGAGAGCGTGAAGGAGCGGCCGCGCGGGTCGGTGACACGCGGTTCCCACGAGCTGCCGGCGCCGGTGTTGGTGTCGTAGGCGATGGAGAACGGAGGATCCTCGTTCAGCAGGTTCTTGATGCCGGCGATGATGGTGATGTCCTTGCTCCAGCGGTAGGTCAGCGACGCGTTGTAGGTGATGTATTCGTCGACCTTCGGGTTGTATTGGGTGGCCTTGGACAGGTAGGCGCCGTTGGCGATGCCGGGCGGCACGTAGTCCATGTAGCCGGAGCGGAAAAGCTGGCTGATGCGGCCGGTCCACTTGCCTTTGCGGTAGGAGACGGCGGCGGTGTATTTCCACTTCAGGCCGATGTCGGAGGCGCGGGTGAAGCGGCCGACCTCGCTGTTGCCCCACGGCGCGGTGGCGATGAGCTTGGAGCGTTTCTTGAGGAGCTGGGAGACGTTGACGTCGCCGACGAGCTTGCCGCCGAAGAGGTCGAACTCGCCGCGCCCGGTGTATTCGAGGCCGCTGGTCTCGGTCTGGCCGGCGTTGATCGGACGAACGTCGATGAACGCGATTTGGTTCGTCGCGGGGTTGCGAATGACGCGATCCGGGAAGAGCTGCGAATTCTTCAGGATGTCGGAGGCACCGAGGCTCTGGATGGTGCCGTCGCGGTTCACCTTCCACCAGTCGACGCCGAGCGTGACGTTTTTGATCGGCGAGATGACGACGCCGTAGGAGATCATGTCGGCCTCCTCGGGCTGCAGATCGCGCTTGCCGCCGTTGATCAGGTTCAGGCTGTTGGCAGGAATGGAGGCGCCGGTGCTGGGGTCGACCAGATCGGCACCCGAGTAGACGGACTCGAAAGCCGCGTCGAACTGCTGCTTGAAGGTCGGCACACGGAAACCGGTGCTGTAGGAGCCGCGGAGGAGGATCTTCTCGGTGGGTGCGATGCGGAGCGTGATCTTCGGGTTGGTGGTGGAGCCGAAGCCGGTGTAGTCGTCGCGGCGGCCGGCAACGTTGAGGTCGACGTGCTTGATGACCGGAATCTGGAGCTCGGCGAAGACCGCCTTCACCGTGCGGCTGAGCGTGCCCGCGGTGGCGAGGGCGTTGTCGAACGGCGCGTTGAAGATGAAGTTCTGCACATCCGACTGGGTGGCATAGGCCGCGCTCGCGCCGTTGAACTCGTATTCTTCCTTGCGGATGTCCGCCCCGACCGCGGCGAATAGCTGGCCGGCCGGCAGGTCCCAGAGCGGGCCCGACGCGGTGAAATCGAAGGTGGTCGTGGTGAACGTGCCACCGTAGAGCTGGACACCGTCGGCGCGCGTTTTCGCGAGGGCGGCCATGGCTTCCGGCGTCTGCGTGAGGCTGAAGGGGCTGACGATGCCGGAGTTGATCAGGGCGGCGAACGGATAGGCGTAGAAGTAGCCGCTGATGAGTTTGGACTTACTCTCGCTCTGCGCCTGCGAGAGTCCGGTGCGGTATTCCCAGTCGCGGAGAAACGGCAACGGTCCCTCGAGGCCGACGAGGAAACGGCGCGTGTCGCTGATGGTGCGAATTTCGCGGTTGCCGAGCGGCGTGGCGCGCCAGCGGAAGGCGATCGGCTGGCCGTTATTGATCACGCTCGAGGGGAAAAACGCGATGAGCGCCTGATAGACGCGGTTGTAGTCGGCGCCGGTGCTCGGGTAAGCGAGGTTGAAGAACGGGCTGGTCGACGAGGTCGAGCTGGAGATCTGGTTCGGCGAGAAGCTCTTGGTGGAGTCCGAACGGCCGATGACTGCTTCGGCGGTGATCGTGTGCTCACCGAGTTTGTAGGAGCCGCGGCCGACGAAGTTGGTGTTCTTGACCGGTTGCTGGAGGGCGGCGGCACGGCCGGTGTCCCAAGCGGAGGCGTATTTGGCGGAGGGCACGTTCCAGAGGAGTTCCTCGTAGGGCCCCATGCCGTCGTATCCGGCGTAGCCGGCGGTGTTCGTCGGGAGATCGAGGATGTTGATGCCGCCGCTCATGGCGAGGGTGCCGGCGGGATCGATGGGGCCGGTGCTGCGACCGGTGTTGTTGAGGTTGTCGCGGCTGATGATCGAGTAGAGCGTCGACAGCGGGAAAATCGTGGCGATCGGGGCGCCGCGGGTATCGGGGGAGATGCCGCGGGCGGGCTGGAAGGTGTTGACGAAATCGCGCTGGTCGCCGCGGAGCATCTTGTGGTCGGCGAGGGCGAGCGAGGCCATGATGTTCCAGCCGTCCTTGTTGAGGCTGCCCCAGCCGCCGACGAGGGAGTAGCGGAAGATGTTGCCGCCGCCGTCTTCGGTGATGTCGGAGGAGGCGTTGGCGACGAGGCCGCGGAAGTCGGACTTCGTGATGAAGTTGATGACGCCGCCGATGGCATCGGTGCCGTAGACGGCAGAGGCGCCGTCCTTGAGGACTTCGACGCGCTCGATGGCGGCGAAGGGGATGGAGTTCAGGTCGACCACGCCGCCGTTGAGGCCGTGCGAGGCGACGCGGCGACCGTTGAGGAGGACGAGGGTGGCGTTGGCGCCCTGGCCGCGAAGATTGGCGGAGGTGGCGCCGTTGTTGCCGCGGGCGGCGCCGGCGACGACGTCGGCGTTCGACGCGAGGTTGTCGAGGCCGTTGCCGTTGATGTTAAGGTTCATGATCAGCTGCTCGGCGCTCGCGATGCCTTCCTGCTCGAGGTCGAGCTTGGAGAACACGGAGATGGGCAGCGCGCCTTCGTCGGCGGGGCGCTTGATGGAGGAGCCGGTGACGATGAACTTCTCGAGTTTGACGGCGTCGTCTTTCTTTTCTTCGAGCGGAGCGGGGGCGGTTTGCGCCACCGCGAAGGAGGTCATCGTGGCCGCGGCCAATGCCGCCAGCGTGAAACGACAACTCCGGGAGTAACGTGCGTTCATACGGGTCGTGTGTAGGGTTGGACTAAGCTAGCAACGAGACCGGCAAACGCGTGGGTGTGCACGCTGCTGGCCCGCAGGGATGTGTGTTAGGGCTCCGGGTTCGGCGGAGCGTGGAGAGGTGTCTAGTAGAAGTGCTTGCAGGTCCAAGCAGAATCCTCGCCAGCGGGCTGGGCCAAAAGACGAAGCGCCGCCCGATTTCTCGAGCGGCGCTGGAGGAAGGAAGAATTCCCGAGGTGCGGCCGTCAGAAGGTGCCGGTCACGCCGAACGTCATGGAGAGCGGCGTGATGGTGAGCTGGCGCGGGCGCGAGGTGAACTGCAGGTAACGGTCGTTACCCTGTTCGGTGAAGTTGTTCACGTTCAGGAAGAGCGTGGCGTCGGACGACAGGCGGTAGGTGACGCCGGCGTTCATCGTCGTGAGCGGCTTGCGGTAGACGAAGAGCTGGATGTAGGCCGGGGCGGTGACCGAGAAGGTGCTGATGGTAGAGCCAACACCGTCGTTGTAAGATCCCGTGTAGTTCAAGTCGTAGGAGGCACCGAACTTGCCCTTGGTATATTGCAGGCCGAGATTGGCGGAGTGTTGGAGCAGGCCGGGGATGCCGCTGGTCTTGCGTTTGATGGTGATGAGGCCGTTCTCGATATGCATGTTGCCCGGGAGGTCAGCGACGAGCGCGTTGATGGCGGCGGTATTGTTGGTGAAGGGGAACACGAGATCGGCCCGACCTTGGAGGTAGGTGTAATTGGCGCGAACGGTGAGGCCCTTGAACAGGCCGGGCAGGAAGGTGAGGCGTTGCTTGTAGTCGAGTTCGAACCCGAGGGTCTTGACGTTGCCGATGTTCCGCGGAGTGAGCAACACCGCGCCATCCGTAATCACGGCGGGGTCGTCCACCACGACCTCCGTGCCGTTGGAGAGGGTGATCTTGCCTCCCGTGAACCGTCCCAAGCCGAAGTTGACGCCGGACGGCGGAAGGTAGTCGGTAATGCTCTTGGTGAAGATCGAGGCGGATAACACGCCGCTGTTCTTGAAGTAATACTCGAGCTTCAGTTCGCCGTTCTTGGCGACCTGCGGTTTCAAGCCGGGATTGCCGACCGTGATTGTCGGCGTGCCTTGGGCGTCGGTGCCGGTAGTGACACCCTGCACGAGCTGTAGCAGGTCGGGGCGGGAGTAGCTCATGGACCAGCTAGCGCGCGCTTTCATGTTCGGCGTGATGTCGTAAGCGAGGTGCGCGCTCGGGAAGAGCTTCTTGTAGCCGCCACGCGAATCGTTCCGATCGAAGTCGAAGGCCGCCCGCGCATAGTGATCCGGCTGCGCGGCAATGGCGGTGGTGCGGGCGCGGAAATAGGTCCAAGAACTCAGGCTGACGTCCTCTAGGCGCGCGCCGCCGAGAACCGTAAGTTTTCCGAGTTTAGCCTGAGCCTGGCCGTAATAAGAATCGACGCGCTCGTTGATGTGGCGCGAGCTCGTGAGTTTCTGCACCGCGTTAAAATTCACGTCCTCATACCACTTGGTGGTGTCGCCCAGCGTGGTGCTGACGGCCGCCGGATCGTAGACCGGCAGGCGCTGGCCGCCTTGGTTTTGCTCGAAAGTCGTGAGCGTCATCAACGGCAGGCCGGACAGGACGGTGCCGGCCACCGTATACCAGCGGCGTGGGTCGACTTGGAAGTTGTCGACCTTGCGGGTGATCGTGTCGCCGCCGACCTTGACGGTAACGGGAAACGCAAGGTTCAGCTCGTAGGAGGCGTTGAGATTGCCGGACCACTCGTTGGTGTCGGTGACGATGTTGCGCTTGTCGAAACGCACCGAGGTCTGGGCGACGGGGGCCGTGGTGGTGTTGGCGGCGGTGACCACGAACGAGGCGTAGCTATTCGGGTCGTAGACGCTGGGGCCGGCGGTCTGGGTGAAGACGCGACCTTCGCGGTTCGAGTTGTCGAGGATGAAACCGATCGGGTCCTTGGTGCGGAGCGTGAGCTGGCCGCCCTGCTGCTCGGTGCCGGCGCCGGCCTGCCAGTGGGTGCGGCTCATGCGCCAGGCGTGGTCGATCTTGAGGCGTCCGAGCTTATGTTCGAAGAAGAGCGAGCCGGTCGGATTGTTGCTCATAAACGAAAACCGGCGCGGCGTGAGGAGGAGCTGGGCGTTGCCGGTCGGGCGGATCTCGGTGCGGGTGGAGTTCGAACCGGCGACGATGCCGCCGCTGGGGTTTGTGACCGGGTCGTAGATCGTGTTGTTCGTCGAGAAGAACGGGTTGACGAACGTGTAGTGGAAATACGGCTCGCGGCCGGAGTTGTAGATGAAGCGCGCGGAAACTGTCGTGGAGTCGGACACGCGGTAGTCGGCGCGCATGCCGATGCCGGTGATGAAGCGGTGGTTCATGCCGCTGCGCTTATCGTAGTCACGGAAGTAGACCTGATTGGAGTCGGTCACCGACGAATACTGCATGAAGTCGTAGTCGAACTGCGTGACGATCTGCTGCTGGGCGAGGTCGACGGAGACGCCGAGGTTCTTCTTGCCGCCGAAGACGTCGAAGACTTCGCGGTAGCCGAGCGTGGCGACATAGCCGTAGGGATGCGTGCCGAGGTCTTCGTTGCGCTTGTTCGTCGGGGGATTGAAGCGGCCGGAAAGGCTGTAGTTGATGCGGCGCTTCTCGTTCATGGCGAGCGGGGAGCGAGTCTTGAGGTTGATCTGGCCACCGATCGAGTCGGCGCGCTTGTCGGGCGTCTGGCCGGCGATGACTTCGAGCTGTTCATACATCGCGGCGGAGAACGAGTGGAGCGTCGCGGTGCGGCCGTTGCCGCCAACGCCGGTGGCGGACATGCCGTCGATGTTGAGGCGCGTGAACGACTGGCCGTTGGACGAGACCATGCCGCGCACGGTGATGTTGTTGATCAAATTGTCTTCATCCGTGGTGAAGGAGATGCCAGGCATGCGCGCGAAGAGCTCACCGACGTTCTGCGTCGGCAGCACGCCCCACTCGTCGAGCGCGACAACGTTCTTTTGGTTGGCAGCGTTGCGCTGTTCGGTGACGGAAAGCGCCTGGCCTTCCTTCACCGTCTGCACGGTGAAAGCCTCGAGCATCACGATGTCGGAGGTCTCGAGCGTCAGGGTCAGGTCGGATTGGCCACCGGCGGCGATGACGATATCCTGCGTCAGGTCCTTGAAGCCGGAATAGGTCGCGACGACTTGGGCGTTGCCGGCCGGCACATCATAGATGACGAAGCGGCCGCTCTCATCGGAGAAGCCGACGCGGCCCTGCACTGTGACTTGGGCTCCTTGCAGAACATTGCCGGTGCTTTTGCTGACGACGGTGCCGGCGACCCGGCCCGTGTCGGCGGCGAGGGCGACGAGGCCCGCAGTGAGGAAGACGAAGAGGCTGGTTGCGTTGCGCAACAGCCGGACGAACGGAGTGCGACTCACGATCTGGATGCTCATGGTATGCAGGTTTTGGCCGCGTCGAAACGAAGGGGGGAAACGCGGCCGAGGTGTTAGAGCTTCGAGTTACGCCCAACCGGCACGCCGTCCAAGTCGAATTCTCTCGCCGTTCCGGCCGTCGCGGCCCGCTCAGAGTGAGGCCGGAAAACCCTCTGACATTTTCGTCAAAAAGTTCATCATTCCTGACAATGCTCGTTTACCCCTGAACTCAGGTCCGCCGGCCGGGCGCGGCCTTGCCGCTGTGGCGGAAGGCCAGCGGCGAGATGCCGTAGGCGAGTCGGAATGCGCGCGAAAAACTGTAGATCGAGCCGAAGCCGCATTGCTCCGCGATCTCGGAAACGCGCTGCGGCCCCAGCCGCAACAACCCGCACGCCTGCTCCAGCCGGAGCCGGCGCAGGTGCCGGCCGATGCTCACGCCGCAGGAGGCGCGGAAGCGCGCGCGCAGGTGGCTCGCGCTGATGCCGAGGGAGCGGGCCAGCTCCTTGATGCTCGGCGTCGCGCCTGTGCGTTGGGCGATCTGGTTGATGCGGATCATCAGGCCTTGGTCGGGTTCCGGCGCGGGCGGCGGGGCTTGGTGCGGCGCCGTGTGTTTCAGGCGGCGCATGCGCGCGAGCAGCAGCGCCAGCAACAGCACCGGCAGTTCCTCCGTGCGTTCGGTCTCGTAGGCTTCGACCAGCTCGGCCGCGAGCGTGCGCAGCGGCGGGGTCATCACGAACGGCCGGTAGCGCAACGCCGCGAGGGGCTCGGCGTCGTTCAGCTCGAAGGTCACGAACAGCCACGAAATCTCCGGGCGTTGCGGCTGCGTGTAGTGGTGGAACTGAAACGGGAACACCAGCAGCGCCTCGCCGGGGTTGAGCCGGAGATTTCGGTCGTCGACGCACACCGTGACCGCCGTGCGCAGCGCGCACATGAACACGAAGCGATGGTGCAGGGCGCGCCCGCGGCGGGGCTTGTTGAGCTCGTCGGCGCGCTGGCGCTGGAAGCAGACGATGTTCGCCGGCAACGGGAGCGGGGCCGGGCGGCGACCGAGCAGCTGGAAGTTCGGCTGCGGGAGCTTCGAGACGAGTTTCCTCAGGTCGGGGGCGGCGGGGTGTGGCATTTTCGTCAAAAACTTCGTCGTTTCTGCTAGTTGTCGTGGCGGGAGCGAGCCCTATTCTAGCCGTCCCGATGAACTCGCTTCCTCTGCTCGAACGCTGCCGTTTCGAACACGCGCCCATCTCCGTTTTCGCGCACAGCCGGGAGGCATCTTGCGCCGTCGCCGCGGAAATCGCCGCGCTCATCCGCGAGCGCGCCGCCGCCGGCCGGTCGTGCGTGCTGGGTCTGGCCACCGGTTCCACGCCCGTGAGCGTCTACGCCGAGCTGGTGCGGCTGCACCGCGAGGAGGGCCTGAGTTTCAAGCACGTCACGACGTTCAACCTCGACGAGTATTTCGCGCTCCCGCCGACGCACCCGCAGAGCTACCGGCGGTTCATGCAGCACCACCTCTTCGACCACATCGACATCGAGCCGGCGCGCACGCACGTGCCCTCGGGCATGATCGCCAAGAGCGACGTCGATGCCCATTGCGCCGCCTACGAGGCGGCGATCCAGGCCGCCGGCGGCATCGACATCCAAATCCTCGGCATCGGTCGGACGGGCCACATCGGTTTCAACGAACCCGGCAGCCCGCGCCACTCGCTCACGCGCCTGGTTTCGCTCGATCCCCTCACCCGCCGCGACGCCGCGGGCGATTTCGGCGGCGACGCGCACACGCCGCGCTACGCCATCACGATGGGCGTGCGCTCCATTCTCAACGCCCGCCGCCTCATCCTCATGGCG
This portion of the Opitutia bacterium genome encodes:
- a CDS encoding hydrolase is translated as MIPSSISSLPSRRAELVALLERWAAINSGSNHAVGLARMAAELRATFAAAFPGAQFEELPADAEGYNPPGVKALRFRLRPSAPVQVFLCGHYDTVYGADDPFQTCRWLDADTLNGPGVTDMKGGLVVLLAALQAFEQTPHAAQIGWEILLTPDEETGTHGTRHLFEDAAKRHHFGFVFEPARPSGDIIHSRKGTGGAIVTCHGRASHAAKIPNDGRSAILGLAAFALAASKIPAELPGTLVNVGNIKGGSPATNVVPDLAQAELDLRVTQMSDEPQLFARLRALAGEVAAAHEVKFDLNLWLNRPPKENHAVEAKLFPEFQRAATDVGLKPFNWVHGGGASDGNFLGAAGLPCFDGIGPEGDHLHSAREYCRVATIAPRAQNVALFLHRLASGEIPFPKK
- a CDS encoding DUF1460 domain-containing protein, with protein sequence MFAAEPAPSATADPLAALAAKPLYQFTEPEVGAYLAQLHATEPDLRKRIVHLARKNLGQPYELYLLGEMPFETHDPQPLYCLAKSDCLVFTEHTLAMALSRDWTGFFQLLQRIRYRDGRIGVVTRNHFTETDWNPSNRWLATDITAELAGPRAVKFDEKIDRARFLKNRYKLTVSIPVEDHRDTFFPYAEAPALAAQLQDGDIIEVVRGVVKKGAPANDIFGGSAWIGHVGLAAHGADGTLHIIHSSEPKVREETLADFIARETAHNAERDAAGKPRLLGFKFLRLAADPLANLKQLDGADAPHVTLPGGGRL
- a CDS encoding TonB-dependent receptor, which codes for MNARYSRSCRFTLAALAAATMTSFAVAQTAPAPLEEKKDDAVKLEKFIVTGSSIKRPADEGALPISVFSKLDLEQEGIASAEQLIMNLNINGNGLDNLASNADVVAGAARGNNGATSANLRGQGANATLVLLNGRRVASHGLNGGVVDLNSIPFAAIERVEVLKDGASAVYGTDAIGGVINFITKSDFRGLVANASSDITEDGGGNIFRYSLVGGWGSLNKDGWNIMASLALADHKMLRGDQRDFVNTFQPARGISPDTRGAPIATIFPLSTLYSIISRDNLNNTGRSTGPIDPAGTLAMSGGINILDLPTNTAGYAGYDGMGPYEELLWNVPSAKYASAWDTGRAAALQQPVKNTNFVGRGSYKLGEHTITAEAVIGRSDSTKSFSPNQISSSTSSTSPFFNLAYPSTGADYNRVYQALIAFFPSSVINNGQPIAFRWRATPLGNREIRTISDTRRFLVGLEGPLPFLRDWEYRTGLSQAQSESKSKLISGYFYAYPFAALINSGIVSPFSLTQTPEAMAALAKTRADGVQLYGGTFTTTTFDFTASGPLWDLPAGQLFAAVGADIRKEEYEFNGASAAYATQSDVQNFIFNAPFDNALATAGTLSRTVKAVFAELQIPVIKHVDLNVAGRRDDYTGFGSTTNPKITLRIAPTEKILLRGSYSTGFRVPTFKQQFDAAFESVYSGADLVDPSTGASIPANSLNLINGGKRDLQPEEADMISYGVVISPIKNVTLGVDWWKVNRDGTIQSLGASDILKNSQLFPDRVIRNPATNQIAFIDVRPINAGQTETSGLEYTGRGEFDLFGGKLVGDVNVSQLLKKRSKLIATAPWGNSEVGRFTRASDIGLKWKYTAAVSYRKGKWTGRISQLFRSGYMDYVPPGIANGAYLSKATQYNPKVDEYITYNASLTYRWSKDITIIAGIKNLLNEDPPFSIAYDTNTGAGSSWEPRVTDPRGRSFTLSVEYKLF
- a CDS encoding TonB-dependent receptor — its product is MSIQIVSRTPFVRLLRNATSLFVFLTAGLVALAADTGRVAGTVVSKSTGNVLQGAQVTVQGRVGFSDESGRFVIYDVPAGNAQVVATYSGFKDLTQDIVIAAGGQSDLTLTLETSDIVMLEAFTVQTVKEGQALSVTEQRNAANQKNVVALDEWGVLPTQNVGELFARMPGISFTTDEDNLINNITVRGMVSSNGQSFTRLNIDGMSATGVGGNGRTATLHSFSAAMYEQLEVIAGQTPDKRADSIGGQINLKTRSPLAMNEKRRINYSLSGRFNPPTNKRNEDLGTHPYGYVATLGYREVFDVFGGKKNLGVSVDLAQQQIVTQFDYDFMQYSSVTDSNQVYFRDYDKRSGMNHRFITGIGMRADYRVSDSTTVSARFIYNSGREPYFHYTFVNPFFSTNNTIYDPVTNPSGGIVAGSNSTRTEIRPTGNAQLLLTPRRFSFMSNNPTGSLFFEHKLGRLKIDHAWRMSRTHWQAGAGTEQQGGQLTLRTKDPIGFILDNSNREGRVFTQTAGPSVYDPNSYASFVVTAANTTTAPVAQTSVRFDKRNIVTDTNEWSGNLNASYELNLAFPVTVKVGGDTITRKVDNFQVDPRRWYTVAGTVLSGLPLMTLTTFEQNQGGQRLPVYDPAAVSTTLGDTTKWYEDVNFNAVQKLTSSRHINERVDSYYGQAQAKLGKLTVLGGARLEDVSLSSWTYFRARTTAIAAQPDHYARAAFDFDRNDSRGGYKKLFPSAHLAYDITPNMKARASWSMSYSRPDLLQLVQGVTTGTDAQGTPTITVGNPGLKPQVAKNGELKLEYYFKNSGVLSASIFTKSITDYLPPSGVNFGLGRFTGGKITLSNGTEVVVDDPAVITDGAVLLTPRNIGNVKTLGFELDYKQRLTFLPGLFKGLTVRANYTYLQGRADLVFPFTNNTAAINALVADLPGNMHIENGLITIKRKTSGIPGLLQHSANLGLQYTKGKFGASYDLNYTGSYNDGVGSTISTFSVTAPAYIQLFVYRKPLTTMNAGVTYRLSSDATLFLNVNNFTEQGNDRYLQFTSRPRQLTITPLSMTFGVTGTF
- a CDS encoding helix-turn-helix transcriptional regulator, which codes for MPHPAAPDLRKLVSKLPQPNFQLLGRRPAPLPLPANIVCFQRQRADELNKPRRGRALHHRFVFMCALRTAVTVCVDDRNLRLNPGEALLVFPFQFHHYTQPQRPEISWLFVTFELNDAEPLAALRYRPFVMTPPLRTLAAELVEAYETERTEELPVLLLALLLARMRRLKHTAPHQAPPPAPEPDQGLMIRINQIAQRTGATPSIKELARSLGISASHLRARFRASCGVSIGRHLRRLRLEQACGLLRLGPQRVSEIAEQCGFGSIYSFSRAFRLAYGISPLAFRHSGKAAPGRRT